In a single window of the Candidatus Krumholzibacteriia bacterium genome:
- a CDS encoding GAF domain-containing protein, whose amino-acid sequence MDLARSRTIGNRPPAAGTAQPGRDERSSLPRPLLRALTLASRAVAERRSPDEVLPALLVAARATVGVDHGFVARLDDGGATMRLVGGDGLFDGASGRRFEPGTGLVGQVWSTAAPVVVEDHDSWTGRGIDVSADGAQALVGVPVRAADTVVGVLCVASEAGQRAFTAADVELLEALAHLVSTVLAHDEEAETARRDRAEHEAVADTARRLREQEQRVLDLVPAALWVKDRDNRILRANLTAARELGLPASSIENRFLWELDPENAARSYRRDLEVIETRDALIGELEERVGPDGEPRWARVDRTPLLDDRGDVEAIVVLARDITREHLAEGRVEAADRASDRARRMRSHALAALADEVRGPLRRVGEILEDLAGAVDGSVGSRLDEARRSMGRAAQCVEDLLDFERVEAGNLPVEIRPFSVGDLAEGVADLVSQAAHARDDEVAVHVDGILPPTLAGDEARTRQILVQLLAQAVRSTEGGEVLLTVRSVMSSDRRWEVRFEVHATEWALTARQLEARFGPYLHGDEVLGGEPAPGAVGLALAHRLVQVLGGAAGMEIDPDERRSFWCTLPFGPVDVPDAHPAPVEPCPGARVLVVEDRPTMAVVLERQLRDMAALVDLAATADEARSMIGAAAEDDWSYDCVLVDQTLDDFDPDAWVDALPAGLADRIHLLVPFGRRPRSDRLPTLAKPVHRDRLRTELVNRVGAMDPDHAESGTPGSRTPSARVLVVDDEPLSRRLTGLALQRLGCRAVSADASDVVSVADRDGPFDLVLLSDESERTGRSRVIEAIRRADGRGRHTPVVGVCRRHDTLSIDRCLAAGADTTVSGPLRHDELRALLDHVEPSGAAVGIER is encoded by the coding sequence ATGGACCTCGCGCGGTCGCGCACGATCGGAAATCGACCACCGGCGGCGGGAACGGCCCAGCCGGGGCGCGACGAGCGGTCGTCGCTTCCGCGTCCCCTGCTCCGGGCCCTGACGCTGGCCTCGAGGGCCGTGGCCGAGCGCCGCAGTCCGGACGAGGTCCTGCCCGCGTTGCTCGTCGCCGCGCGGGCGACGGTCGGCGTGGACCACGGTTTCGTCGCCCGGCTCGACGACGGTGGGGCGACCATGCGGTTGGTGGGTGGAGACGGCCTGTTCGACGGAGCATCCGGCCGTCGTTTCGAACCCGGGACGGGTCTGGTGGGCCAGGTCTGGAGTACGGCGGCGCCCGTCGTCGTCGAGGACCACGATTCGTGGACCGGGCGAGGCATCGACGTCTCGGCCGACGGTGCGCAGGCCCTGGTGGGCGTTCCCGTGCGCGCCGCCGACACGGTGGTCGGCGTTCTGTGCGTGGCCAGCGAGGCCGGACAGCGCGCCTTCACCGCCGCGGACGTCGAGCTGCTCGAGGCTCTGGCCCATCTCGTCTCCACGGTCCTCGCTCACGACGAAGAGGCCGAAACGGCCCGCCGCGACCGGGCCGAGCACGAGGCGGTCGCCGACACCGCCCGCCGTCTCCGGGAACAGGAACAACGGGTCCTCGATCTGGTCCCGGCTGCGCTCTGGGTGAAGGATCGCGACAACCGAATTCTGCGGGCCAACCTCACGGCGGCGCGGGAACTCGGGCTGCCGGCGTCCTCCATCGAGAACCGCTTCCTCTGGGAACTCGATCCCGAGAATGCTGCACGGAGCTACCGGCGCGATCTCGAGGTCATCGAGACGCGCGATGCACTGATCGGAGAACTCGAGGAACGCGTGGGGCCCGACGGGGAGCCGCGATGGGCGCGGGTCGACCGCACGCCGTTGCTCGACGACCGGGGCGACGTCGAGGCGATCGTCGTGCTCGCGCGGGACATCACGCGCGAACACCTGGCCGAGGGACGGGTTGAGGCGGCCGACCGCGCCTCGGACCGGGCTCGGCGGATGCGCAGTCATGCGCTGGCCGCGCTGGCCGACGAGGTGCGTGGTCCGCTACGGCGCGTCGGTGAGATCCTCGAGGACCTCGCCGGCGCCGTCGACGGATCGGTGGGATCACGACTGGACGAGGCCCGCCGCTCGATGGGACGAGCGGCGCAGTGCGTCGAGGACCTGCTCGACTTCGAACGGGTGGAGGCGGGGAACCTTCCCGTGGAGATCCGTCCCTTCTCCGTGGGTGATCTGGCCGAGGGCGTGGCGGACCTGGTGTCGCAGGCCGCCCACGCGCGCGACGACGAGGTGGCCGTGCACGTCGACGGAATCCTGCCGCCGACGCTCGCGGGGGACGAGGCGAGGACCCGGCAGATCCTCGTGCAACTCCTGGCCCAGGCCGTGCGCTCGACCGAAGGGGGCGAGGTCCTGCTCACGGTGCGCAGCGTGATGAGCAGCGACCGTCGCTGGGAGGTCCGGTTCGAGGTCCACGCCACCGAGTGGGCACTGACCGCCCGACAGCTCGAGGCTCGCTTCGGACCCTATCTGCACGGCGACGAGGTCCTGGGCGGCGAGCCGGCTCCGGGTGCGGTCGGGCTCGCCCTGGCCCACCGTCTGGTCCAGGTGCTCGGTGGTGCGGCCGGTATGGAGATCGACCCCGACGAACGCCGATCGTTCTGGTGCACGCTGCCCTTCGGACCGGTCGACGTTCCCGACGCCCATCCGGCACCGGTCGAGCCGTGTCCGGGAGCACGGGTGCTCGTGGTGGAGGATCGACCGACCATGGCGGTGGTCCTGGAGCGGCAGTTGCGCGACATGGCCGCGCTGGTGGACCTGGCCGCGACGGCCGACGAGGCCAGGTCCATGATCGGCGCCGCGGCCGAGGACGACTGGAGCTACGACTGCGTGCTCGTCGACCAGACCCTCGACGACTTCGACCCCGATGCGTGGGTCGACGCGCTGCCCGCGGGGCTCGCCGACCGGATCCATCTGCTCGTGCCCTTCGGACGGCGGCCCCGTTCCGATCGCCTGCCGACGCTGGCCAAACCCGTCCATCGCGACCGACTGCGGACCGAACTGGTGAACCGCGTGGGCGCGATGGACCCGGACCACGCCGAGAGCGGCACGCCTGGCTCGCGGACTCCATCGGCACGGGTGCTCGTGGTCGACGACGAGCCTCTGTCGCGACGCCTCACCGGACTGGCTCTGCAACGCCTGGGCTGCCGTGCCGTCTCGGCCGACGCCAGCGACGTGGTGTCCGTGGCCGACCGCGACGGCCCCTTCGACCTCGTCCTGCTCAGCGACGAGTCCGAGCGCACCGGCCGTAGCCGGGTGATCGAGGCGATCCGCCGTGCCGACGGCCGTGGTCGGCACACACCGGTGGTCGGGGTCTGCCGCCGCCACGACACGCTGTCCATCGACCGCTGTCTGGCCGCCGGCGCCGATACGACCGTCAGCGGACCTCTCCGCCACGACGAACTCCGCGCCCTCCTGGACCACGTGGAACCCTCCGGGGCCGCCGTCGGCATCGAGCGCTGA